Proteins encoded in a region of the Bartonella taylorii genome:
- a CDS encoding lipoprotein-releasing ABC transporter permease subunit — translation MKRLRNKWFSSYEWMIAFRYMIPNKKHVVASVISIISLIGIMLGVFALVVVMAVMNGFRTELLNRILGMNGHLIVQSVHSGFFDYKTLISSLESVNGIKFALPVIEGQALVQGELEGGSGALVRGMRKQDLEKLKAVSQNIRLGSLAQFDKEEGVAIGSGLASKLGLTVGSDLRIITPDGDETPFGVTPRVKAYKVTAIFEVGMSEYDSIFVFMPLHEAQMFFNLGDQVKSLELFLNNPDAVEKIKPVVEKVVEQQIYLIDWRERNQAFFSALQIERNVMFFILSLIILVAALNIISGLIMLVKDKSHDIAILRTMGAQQSAILRIFIVTGMMIGFIGTILGLIFGVIATANINHIQDFVSWLFNVDVFNPQLYFLTKLPAQIEWGQTAMVAVMALFLSFLAALVPAWRAAKLDPVQALRYE, via the coding sequence ATGAAGAGGTTGAGAAATAAATGGTTTTCATCTTATGAGTGGATGATTGCTTTTCGTTATATGATTCCCAATAAAAAACATGTCGTTGCATCTGTTATTTCAATTATTTCTCTCATTGGAATTATGTTAGGGGTGTTTGCTCTTGTTGTTGTTATGGCGGTGATGAATGGTTTTCGTACAGAGCTTCTCAATCGTATTCTTGGCATGAATGGACACCTTATTGTTCAGTCAGTTCATTCTGGTTTTTTCGATTATAAGACACTTATTTCTTCTTTAGAATCTGTGAATGGTATAAAATTTGCTTTACCTGTTATTGAAGGTCAAGCGCTTGTTCAGGGTGAACTTGAAGGAGGGTCTGGTGCATTAGTTCGTGGTATGCGCAAACAAGATTTAGAAAAGCTTAAAGCAGTATCCCAAAATATTAGGTTAGGTTCGCTTGCTCAATTTGATAAAGAGGAAGGTGTTGCAATTGGAAGTGGTTTAGCATCAAAATTAGGCCTTACCGTTGGGAGTGATCTTCGTATTATTACACCAGATGGTGATGAGACACCTTTTGGAGTTACGCCACGTGTTAAGGCTTATAAAGTGACTGCTATTTTTGAAGTAGGCATGTCTGAATATGATTCAATATTCGTTTTTATGCCTCTCCATGAAGCGCAAATGTTTTTTAATTTGGGAGATCAGGTTAAGTCTTTAGAATTATTTCTAAATAATCCTGATGCTGTTGAGAAAATAAAACCAGTTGTGGAGAAAGTTGTTGAACAACAGATCTATTTAATTGATTGGCGTGAACGCAATCAGGCTTTTTTTTCAGCTTTACAGATTGAACGGAATGTTATGTTCTTTATTCTTTCTCTTATTATTCTTGTTGCTGCTTTAAATATTATTTCAGGGTTAATTATGCTGGTAAAAGATAAAAGCCATGATATTGCAATTTTACGTACGATGGGCGCACAACAAAGTGCAATTCTTCGTATATTTATCGTCACTGGTATGATGATTGGATTTATTGGAACAATATTGGGGTTAATTTTTGGTGTCATAGCGACCGCGAATATTAATCATATTCAAGATTTTGTATCTTGGTTATTTAATGTTGATGTTTTTAATCCTCAACTTTATTTTTTAACAAAATTGCCTGCGCAAATTGAGTGGGGACAAACAGCTATGGTTGCTGTAATGGCTTTATTTTTGTCATTTCTTGCAGCACTTGTGCCGGCATGGCGGGCTGCTAAACTGGATCCTGTACAAGCTTTAAGGTATGAATAA
- a CDS encoding biotin--[acetyl-CoA-carboxylase] ligase, whose protein sequence is MNMVYILSDFAQKQGYTVESYGSVASTNLIAQEKAQAGHQGYLWIVAQEQTQGRARRARVWHSPKGNLYSSLLLIDGIVHQTSAQLGFVAGVSVVEAVKQFVKDEKQTDSIVRLKWPNDILLGGAKSSGVLLEIFKLTPQQYALVIGIGINVKYHHKDAPYPTSSLKNIGLNVESEQLFTVLTECFSKNHLLWKQPRGYDIIREKWLSYSVHLGQHVKIVNGEKIIEGFFDGIDSNFNCIVKQKNGQQAIISAGDVHFGLAASANAGRY, encoded by the coding sequence ATGAATATGGTTTATATCTTATCAGATTTTGCACAAAAGCAAGGATACACTGTTGAATCTTACGGAAGTGTTGCTTCAACAAATCTCATTGCACAAGAAAAAGCACAAGCTGGTCATCAAGGCTATTTATGGATTGTTGCGCAGGAGCAAACACAAGGAAGAGCAAGAAGAGCTAGGGTATGGCATAGTCCGAAAGGAAATCTTTATTCTAGTCTTTTGTTAATTGATGGTATTGTTCACCAAACTTCTGCTCAGCTTGGTTTTGTTGCCGGAGTAAGTGTGGTAGAGGCGGTAAAACAATTTGTAAAAGATGAAAAGCAAACAGACAGTATTGTTCGTTTAAAATGGCCAAATGATATTTTGCTAGGAGGAGCGAAAAGCTCTGGAGTTTTGCTTGAAATTTTTAAATTGACACCACAACAGTACGCATTGGTTATTGGTATTGGAATAAATGTAAAATATCATCATAAAGATGCGCCGTATCCTACTTCAAGTTTAAAAAATATTGGTTTAAATGTTGAATCAGAACAGTTATTTACGGTTTTGACGGAGTGTTTTTCTAAAAATCACCTTCTTTGGAAACAACCAAGAGGATACGATATAATCCGCGAAAAATGGCTTTCATATTCTGTTCATCTTGGACAGCATGTCAAAATAGTTAATGGTGAAAAAATCATCGAAGGTTTTTTTGATGGTATTGATAGTAATTTCAACTGCATTGTAAAACAAAAAAATGGTCAGCAAGCTATCATAAGTGCTGGGGATGTTCATTTTGGTTTGGCTGCTTCTGCTAATGCAGGTCGTTATTAA
- the proS gene encoding proline--tRNA ligase, protein MRLSQYFLPLLKENPKEAEIVSHRLMLRAGMIRQQTSGIYSWLPLGKKVLDKVCKIIREEQERAGAIEILMPTIQSAELWRESNRYDDYGLEMLRIKDRQKRDLLYGPTNEEMVTDIFRSYVHSYKDLPLNLYHIQWKFRDEIRPRFGVMRSREFLMKDAYSFDLDYEGSQTSYNRMFIAYLRTFSRLGLKAIPMRADTGPIGGELSHEFIILAETGESAIFCDKQFLELTVPHSSIDFNDKTVLANIVKQWTSFYAATEEIHNEEEWAKVPDKNRLSARGIEVGHIFHFGTKYSAPMRAKVMGQDGKEHVVSMGSYGIGPSRLVAAAIEASHDENGIIWPSSMAPFDFGIINMKPDDEKCTHACETLYQGLRHAGFDPLLDDRNERPGTKFAIMDLIGLPTQIIVGPKSIAQNEVEMKDRKTGIKKSLTIEDVLKQFSVI, encoded by the coding sequence ATGCGTCTTTCTCAATATTTCCTTCCACTTTTAAAAGAGAATCCTAAGGAAGCAGAGATTGTTTCTCATCGATTGATGTTGCGTGCAGGTATGATTCGCCAACAAACATCAGGAATTTATTCTTGGCTTCCCTTAGGCAAAAAAGTGCTTGATAAAGTTTGTAAAATTATTCGTGAGGAACAAGAACGAGCTGGTGCTATAGAAATATTAATGCCTACAATTCAATCTGCAGAGCTTTGGCGTGAAAGTAATCGTTATGATGATTATGGTTTGGAAATGCTCCGTATTAAAGATCGTCAAAAGCGTGATTTGCTTTATGGTCCGACAAATGAAGAGATGGTAACAGATATTTTCCGTTCTTATGTCCATTCTTACAAAGATCTTCCACTCAATTTGTACCATATTCAATGGAAGTTTCGTGATGAAATCCGTCCACGTTTTGGTGTGATGCGTTCACGAGAGTTTTTAATGAAAGATGCCTATTCGTTTGATCTTGATTATGAAGGTTCTCAAACATCTTATAATCGTATGTTTATTGCTTATTTACGTACTTTTTCTCGTCTTGGCTTAAAAGCAATTCCTATGCGTGCTGATACAGGGCCAATTGGCGGTGAACTCAGCCATGAATTTATTATTTTGGCTGAAACGGGAGAGAGCGCTATATTTTGTGATAAACAATTTCTTGAACTTACTGTTCCACACAGTTCGATCGATTTTAATGATAAAACTGTTTTAGCTAATATTGTTAAACAGTGGACATCTTTTTATGCAGCAACAGAGGAAATCCATAATGAAGAAGAGTGGGCTAAAGTTCCTGATAAAAATCGTCTTTCAGCGCGTGGTATTGAAGTAGGGCATATTTTCCACTTTGGCACGAAATATTCTGCTCCAATGAGAGCGAAAGTTATGGGCCAAGATGGAAAAGAACATGTTGTCTCTATGGGATCTTATGGCATTGGACCTTCGCGCCTTGTTGCAGCAGCTATTGAAGCTTCTCATGATGAAAATGGTATTATTTGGCCAAGTTCTATGGCACCGTTTGATTTTGGTATCATCAATATGAAACCAGATGATGAGAAATGTACGCATGCGTGTGAAACTCTCTATCAGGGATTAAGACATGCTGGTTTTGACCCATTATTAGATGATAGAAATGAGCGTCCAGGAACCAAATTTGCAATAATGGATTTAATTGGTTTACCAACACAAATAATTGTTGGACCTAAAAGCATTGCACAAAATGAAGTTGAAATGAAAGATCGCAAAACGGGTATTAAAAAATCTCTAACGATTGAAGATGTACTCAAACAGTTTTCCGTGATTTGA
- the mfd gene encoding transcription-repair coupling factor: MPIFKKIVIPKNVSAHITFDGITDGFEAFALAKLSSEIAQDKPLIYVVRDGTKIVHLQQVLNFIEPNLPVLQFPAWDCLPYDRVSPGITVMARRFSALAHIANLRKKPRAAIILTTANAIIQKLPPHEMIENQMIHVRVGQRANMGYLIQFLESNGFERVTVVRDVGEFAVRGGILDIFSPIDIEPLRLDFFGDTLETIRVFETATQRTTNKRTEFFLHSMSEVVLTPERVSRFKSNYIRTFGVSQKNNMLYEALSQGRRFAGMEHWLPFFYEKLDTFFDHCGNLPIVFEHLIEEVLIERYRLIEDYYNARKELETDKKNPASYHPIEPNLLYLTPERVLERAQQSGQRVDFTPFDVPQTFGQTVFHANIKLGYDFVKERNAQEKNVFSSVVHHIASLRAAGKKVLLACWSEGSMNRLLQVFDEHGLKKIEIVKSLQTVKATPRDHITAAVIMIEHGFETEDFVIIAEQDILGDRLIRSPRRRKHNTNFISEISALNSGDIVVHIDHGIGQFVGLKTITTTGILRDCLEIKYAEGDRLFLPVENIELLSRYGSEGTDVTLDKLGGVAWQARKTRLKKHLLEMAGQLIRIAAERATRSTPALVPPIGPFDEFVACFPYEETEDQMDAIDAVLEDLASGRPMDRLICGDVGFGKTEVAIRSAFVAALNGYQVAVVVPTTLLSRQHYKTFISRFQGLPVKIGHASRLVKTKELAQVKKGIADGTIDIVIGTHALLSNAVNFSRLGLLIIDEEQHFGVKHKERLKKLKSDIHVLTLSATPIPRTLGLALSGVRELSLITTPPIDRMAVRTFISPFDSLVIRETLLREYYRGGQSFYVCPRISDLTSVEEYLKTHVPELKFIVAHGQMPAGQLDDIMNAFYDGQYDVLLSTTIIESGLDIPTANTLIVHRAEMFGLAALYQLRGRVGRSKQRAYALFTFPSGKVLTTAADRRLKVLQSLDTLGAGFQLASHDMDIRGSGNFLGEEQSGHIKEVGFELYQKMLEEAIAELKDGEQNEDRQWSPQISLGTTVMIPESFVPDLPLRMGLYRRLTELDNLEQIDEFAAELIDRFGSLPLEVQHLLKVFYIKTLCRKAHVEKLDTGPKGVVIQFRNNYFVNSVALVQWVGKQGSMAKIRPDQSIVLIRDWTTVDERLTGAATVMTQLVEMAEQHSA, from the coding sequence ATGCCTATATTTAAAAAAATTGTCATTCCCAAAAACGTTTCTGCTCATATAACTTTTGATGGAATTACTGATGGATTTGAAGCCTTTGCACTTGCCAAATTGAGTTCAGAAATTGCACAAGATAAACCACTTATCTATGTTGTCCGTGATGGAACAAAAATTGTTCATTTACAGCAAGTTTTAAATTTTATTGAGCCAAATTTGCCTGTACTTCAATTTCCTGCGTGGGATTGTTTACCCTATGACAGAGTATCTCCTGGGATTACTGTTATGGCACGTCGGTTCTCAGCTTTGGCACATATAGCAAATTTACGTAAGAAGCCACGTGCTGCAATTATACTAACAACAGCAAATGCAATTATTCAAAAACTACCTCCTCATGAAATGATTGAAAATCAAATGATTCATGTACGTGTTGGTCAGCGTGCGAACATGGGGTATTTAATTCAATTTTTAGAATCCAATGGTTTTGAACGCGTTACGGTTGTACGTGATGTTGGTGAATTTGCTGTGAGAGGAGGAATTCTTGATATTTTTTCTCCTATTGATATTGAACCTTTACGGCTTGATTTTTTTGGTGACACTTTGGAAACCATCCGCGTATTTGAAACAGCAACACAAAGAACAACAAATAAAAGAACTGAATTTTTTTTACACTCGATGAGTGAAGTTGTTCTTACACCTGAGCGTGTGAGCCGATTTAAAAGCAATTATATTCGTACATTTGGTGTGTCACAAAAAAATAACATGCTTTATGAAGCTCTTTCTCAAGGGCGACGTTTTGCCGGTATGGAACATTGGTTACCATTTTTTTACGAAAAACTTGACACTTTTTTTGACCATTGCGGTAATTTACCTATTGTCTTTGAACATCTCATAGAAGAAGTGCTTATTGAACGCTATCGCCTTATTGAAGATTATTATAATGCACGCAAAGAGCTTGAAACTGATAAAAAGAATCCTGCTTCTTACCATCCAATAGAACCTAATCTTCTCTATTTAACACCAGAGCGTGTTTTAGAGCGCGCGCAACAATCCGGACAGCGTGTTGATTTTACACCTTTTGATGTTCCACAAACTTTTGGACAAACTGTTTTTCACGCAAATATTAAACTAGGATATGACTTTGTAAAGGAGCGTAATGCGCAAGAAAAAAATGTTTTTTCAAGTGTGGTTCATCATATTGCTTCATTACGTGCTGCTGGCAAGAAGGTTCTCTTAGCTTGTTGGAGTGAAGGATCAATGAATCGTTTGTTGCAGGTTTTCGATGAGCATGGATTGAAAAAAATAGAAATTGTCAAATCATTACAAACTGTAAAAGCGACACCCCGAGATCATATAACTGCGGCGGTTATAATGATTGAGCATGGTTTTGAGACTGAAGATTTTGTTATTATAGCAGAGCAGGATATCCTTGGCGATCGGTTAATAAGATCACCACGGCGGCGTAAACACAATACAAATTTTATCTCTGAAATTTCTGCTTTAAATTCTGGTGATATTGTTGTGCATATTGACCATGGTATCGGACAATTTGTTGGTCTTAAAACCATCACGACCACTGGAATTTTACGAGATTGTCTTGAAATTAAGTATGCTGAAGGTGATAGACTTTTTTTACCTGTTGAAAATATTGAACTTCTTTCACGTTACGGATCAGAGGGAACAGATGTAACGTTAGATAAATTAGGTGGTGTTGCTTGGCAAGCACGTAAAACACGACTAAAAAAACATTTATTGGAAATGGCAGGCCAGCTGATCCGTATAGCTGCAGAGCGGGCTACGCGGTCTACACCTGCTTTGGTTCCACCAATTGGACCATTTGATGAGTTCGTTGCATGCTTTCCTTATGAAGAGACGGAAGATCAAATGGATGCAATTGATGCGGTTTTAGAAGATTTGGCATCAGGAAGACCAATGGATCGCTTAATATGTGGTGATGTTGGTTTTGGAAAAACAGAAGTTGCTATTCGAAGTGCTTTTGTTGCAGCATTAAATGGATATCAGGTTGCTGTTGTTGTGCCGACAACTTTGCTTTCACGGCAACATTACAAAACTTTTATTTCACGCTTTCAAGGATTACCTGTTAAAATTGGCCATGCTTCAAGACTTGTGAAGACTAAAGAACTTGCACAAGTGAAAAAGGGTATTGCAGATGGTACGATTGATATTGTCATTGGAACGCATGCATTATTAAGTAATGCAGTTAATTTTTCACGATTAGGACTTCTTATTATTGATGAGGAGCAGCATTTTGGCGTAAAACACAAAGAGCGGTTAAAAAAGCTTAAAAGTGATATTCATGTTCTCACTCTTTCAGCGACTCCCATACCTCGAACTTTAGGGTTAGCATTATCAGGAGTACGCGAACTTTCATTGATAACGACCCCACCCATTGATAGAATGGCGGTACGTACTTTTATTTCACCATTTGATTCACTCGTTATACGCGAAACATTGCTTCGAGAATATTATCGTGGTGGACAAAGCTTTTATGTTTGTCCTCGTATTTCTGATCTTACTTCTGTGGAAGAATACCTCAAAACACATGTCCCAGAACTCAAATTTATTGTAGCGCATGGGCAAATGCCAGCCGGACAACTTGATGATATTATGAATGCATTTTATGACGGGCAATATGATGTTCTTCTGTCAACTACCATTATTGAATCAGGTCTTGATATTCCAACAGCCAATACATTAATCGTACATCGTGCTGAGATGTTTGGTCTTGCAGCTCTCTACCAATTGCGTGGTAGGGTAGGGCGTTCAAAACAACGTGCTTACGCACTCTTTACCTTTCCTTCTGGTAAAGTTTTAACAACTGCTGCTGATCGTCGTCTTAAAGTTTTACAATCTCTTGATACCTTGGGGGCTGGTTTTCAATTAGCAAGTCACGATATGGATATTCGCGGTTCAGGTAATTTCTTGGGTGAGGAGCAATCTGGGCATATCAAAGAAGTTGGATTTGAGCTCTATCAAAAAATGCTTGAAGAAGCCATTGCTGAGTTAAAAGATGGCGAGCAAAATGAAGATAGGCAATGGTCACCTCAAATTTCACTTGGTACAACAGTGATGATACCAGAAAGTTTTGTACCTGATTTACCGTTACGTATGGGGCTTTATCGTCGTTTAACAGAACTTGATAATTTAGAACAAATTGATGAATTTGCAGCAGAGTTAATTGATCGCTTTGGTTCTTTACCCCTTGAAGTTCAACATCTTCTTAAAGTCTTTTACATAAAAACATTGTGTCGAAAAGCGCATGTAGAAAAATTGGATACTGGACCAAAGGGTGTTGTTATACAGTTTCGCAATAATTATTTTGTAAATAGTGTTGCTCTTGTTCAGTGGGTTGGAAAGCAAGGTTCGATGGCAAAAATTCGACCGGATCAAAGTATCGTTCTTATTCGTGATTGGACAACGGTGGACGAAAGACTTACTGGAGCAGCGACTGTTATGACACAACTCGTAGAAATGGCAGAACAACATTCTGCTTAG
- a CDS encoding ribonuclease J, whose translation MVIANENEFVFLPLGGVGEIGMNLAAYGFGPKNLREWLLVDMGVSFAGPELPGADLILPDIRFLESEKHNISGLILTHAHEDHYGAVLDLLPKLKVPLYCTSFTAGLLESKRQSDFQSHKISLNIFQVGDCFQVGSFSIEAIAVNHSIPESVSLALTTSLGTVIHTGDWKIDHTPSLGPVTDEKRFRALGNQGVLALLCDSTNACRDGISPSEQQVQRSLSEIISKAEGRVALATFASNIGRIRSIALAAESVGRQVLVIGRSLKRSIMVAEELGYMKGLVPFITEDDYVHIPRKNIVLVVTGSQGEPCAALAKLSRNEMGKIMLSAGDTVIYSSRSIPGNEKAILEIQNRFIDLGIKTITNEDTLVHVSGHPRRSELLQMYDWIKPKILVPVHGEAMHLTAHAALARQAGIKIVRDIRNGSILRLAPEPVEVIDQVPVGRIYKDGCLIGNEDELGIRERRKLSYAGYVAVSLHMNSKDELLDDIGLITFGLPEKNGKEKSLRDILLDIVENTLYNIPRSKRKNNELIREATRRAVRAAVNEIWRKKPICTVFLHRSK comes from the coding sequence ATGGTTATTGCCAACGAAAATGAATTTGTTTTTTTACCTTTAGGAGGAGTAGGTGAAATAGGGATGAATCTGGCTGCTTATGGATTTGGTCCAAAAAATCTTCGTGAATGGTTACTTGTTGATATGGGGGTTAGTTTTGCTGGTCCTGAATTACCGGGAGCAGATCTTATTTTGCCTGATATTCGTTTTCTAGAAAGTGAAAAACATAATATATCGGGTCTTATTTTGACACATGCTCATGAAGATCATTATGGTGCTGTCCTTGATTTATTACCAAAGCTTAAAGTTCCGCTTTACTGTACTTCTTTTACGGCGGGATTATTGGAGAGTAAAAGACAATCAGATTTTCAATCTCATAAAATTTCACTCAATATTTTTCAAGTTGGTGATTGCTTTCAGGTTGGTTCCTTTTCAATTGAGGCTATAGCCGTTAATCATTCGATTCCAGAATCTGTATCTTTGGCACTTACAACATCTTTAGGCACTGTGATTCATACTGGTGATTGGAAAATAGACCATACACCTTCGCTTGGTCCTGTAACAGATGAAAAACGGTTTCGTGCTTTAGGGAATCAAGGTGTTTTAGCCTTACTTTGTGATTCCACAAATGCATGTCGGGATGGTATATCACCATCAGAACAGCAAGTTCAGAGAAGCCTTTCTGAAATTATTTCGAAAGCTGAAGGGCGTGTTGCTCTTGCAACTTTTGCCTCTAATATTGGTCGGATACGTTCAATTGCTCTTGCTGCTGAATCTGTTGGTCGCCAAGTTCTTGTTATTGGGCGCTCTCTTAAGCGAAGTATTATGGTTGCGGAAGAGCTTGGTTATATGAAAGGCTTAGTACCATTTATTACGGAAGATGATTATGTGCATATTCCGCGGAAAAATATTGTTTTGGTTGTGACGGGGAGTCAAGGTGAACCGTGTGCGGCCCTAGCTAAACTATCGCGAAATGAAATGGGAAAGATTATGCTTTCTGCTGGTGATACCGTTATTTATTCATCACGAAGTATACCAGGAAATGAAAAAGCTATTCTTGAAATACAAAATCGTTTCATAGATCTGGGAATTAAAACGATCACAAATGAAGATACACTTGTTCATGTTTCTGGTCATCCTCGTCGTTCAGAACTTTTACAGATGTATGATTGGATAAAACCAAAGATACTTGTTCCTGTGCATGGTGAGGCAATGCATCTTACTGCTCACGCGGCTTTAGCACGTCAAGCAGGTATTAAAATTGTTAGGGATATTAGAAATGGTAGTATACTACGTCTTGCTCCAGAGCCTGTAGAAGTCATTGATCAAGTTCCTGTTGGCCGCATCTATAAAGATGGTTGTCTTATTGGGAATGAAGATGAATTAGGAATTCGCGAACGTCGCAAACTAAGTTATGCTGGTTACGTTGCCGTTTCCCTCCATATGAACAGCAAAGATGAGTTATTAGATGATATTGGTTTAATCACATTCGGATTACCTGAAAAGAATGGAAAAGAGAAAAGTTTGAGAGATATTCTTTTAGATATTGTAGAAAATACACTTTATAATATTCCTCGTAGTAAACGAAAAAATAATGAACTTATTCGGGAAGCAACGCGGCGTGCAGTGAGAGCAGCTGTTAATGAAATTTGGCGAAAAAAACCTATCTGTACAGTTTTTTTACATCGGTCAAAATAA
- a CDS encoding ABC transporter ATP-binding protein, giving the protein MTAVLELVEIERHFFESNKPLIILDKANFILNRGELVALVAPSGAGKSTLLHIAGLLEKPTAGDVMLRGISCAKRSDNERTAIRRNDIGFVYQFHHLLPEFTALENVMIPQMIAGFKKSIAEDRALKLLTYLRVSHRANHRPSELSGGEQQRVAIARAVANGPSILLADEPTGNLDPVTSAYVFQALSALVRQSGLSALIATHNYALAKQMHRRITLKEKKIIELP; this is encoded by the coding sequence ATGACGGCTGTTTTAGAGCTTGTAGAGATTGAGAGACATTTTTTTGAAAGTAATAAACCTCTCATTATTTTAGATAAAGCGAATTTTATCCTTAATCGTGGGGAACTTGTAGCACTTGTAGCACCATCTGGTGCTGGGAAATCTACACTTCTTCATATCGCTGGATTATTAGAAAAACCAACGGCTGGTGATGTGATGTTACGGGGAATTTCTTGTGCAAAGCGCTCTGATAATGAACGAACAGCTATAAGACGAAATGATATCGGTTTTGTCTATCAATTTCATCACCTGCTTCCAGAATTTACAGCTTTAGAAAATGTTATGATCCCGCAAATGATAGCAGGATTTAAAAAATCTATAGCAGAAGATCGTGCACTTAAATTGCTTACATATCTGCGTGTTTCTCATCGTGCTAATCATCGCCCATCAGAATTATCGGGTGGCGAACAACAACGTGTTGCTATTGCACGTGCAGTCGCAAATGGTCCTTCAATTCTTTTGGCTGATGAGCCTACAGGAAATCTTGATCCTGTAACTTCAGCTTATGTATTTCAAGCCTTATCTGCGCTTGTTCGTCAATCTGGCCTTTCTGCTCTTATTGCAACACATAATTACGCTTTGGCTAAACAAATGCATCGTCGAATTACGCTTAAAGAAAAAAAGATTATTGAACTTCCCTAG
- a CDS encoding succinate dehydrogenase assembly factor 2 — protein sequence MTVFVVDENQLDVRRRRLVFRAWHRGIREMDLIFGRYVDSHIAGMNAKTISELEYIMSFDDRDLFAWVTGEISPPSEVDSPLFRDVVNYHVYINLN from the coding sequence ATGACAGTTTTTGTCGTTGACGAAAATCAACTGGACGTGCGTCGTCGCCGATTGGTTTTTCGTGCATGGCACCGCGGTATTCGTGAAATGGATTTAATTTTTGGACGCTACGTAGATTCCCATATTGCTGGGATGAATGCTAAAACGATTTCTGAACTTGAGTATATTATGTCTTTTGATGATCGCGATTTATTCGCATGGGTTACGGGAGAAATTTCACCACCTTCTGAAGTTGATAGTCCACTTTTTCGTGACGTTGTAAACTACCATGTTTACATAAATTTAAATTGA